GCCGCTGATCCCGATGCGGAGCTGGCCCGACTGATCGCCGCACAGCCGTCCAACCCGACGGCTGTCCGCCGCGCCGGTGCGGTCGTCGTGGACCGCCACAGCGATACCGACGTGCTGGAGGGCTACGCCGAAGCACAGCTCGATGCCATCAAATCCGTCATCGACCGATTGCCTGCGACGACCTCCAACGAATATGAGACGTATATTCTCTCTGTGATCGCGCAATGCGTGAAGGCGGAGATGCTGGCCGCCAGCTCCTGGCGGGTGGCGGTGAACGCCGGCGCCGACTCGACCGGCCGGCTCATGGAGCATCTGCGGGCGCTGGAAGCCACGCGCGGCGCGCTACTGGAGCGGATGCCGACAAGCTTGAGCGCCCGGTTCGATCGGGCATGTGCGCAGTCGTCGTTACCGGAGGCGGTCGTGGCCGCGCTAATCGGCGTCGGCGCCGACGAAATGTGGGATATCCGCAATCGGGGCGTCATCCCTGCGGGCGCGCTCCCCCGCGTCCGAGCCTTCGTCGACGCAATCGAGGCAAGTCACGACGCGGATGAGGGGCAGCAGTGAATTACAGCGAGGTCGAGCTGTTGAGTCGCGCTCATCAACTGTTCGCCGGAGACAGTCGGCGACCGGGGTTGGATGCGGGCACCACACCCTACGGGGATCTGCTGTCTCGGGCTGCCGACCTGAATGTGGGTGCGGGCCAGCGCCGGTATCAACTCGCCGTGGACCACAGCCGGGCGGCCTTGCTGTCTGCTGCGCGAACCGATGCCGCGGCCGGGGCCGTCATCACCGGCGCTCAACGGGATCGGGCATGGGCCCGGCGGTCGACCGGAACCGTTCTCGACGAGGCTCGCTCGGATACCACCGTTACTGCGGTTATGCCGATAGCCCAGCGCGAAGCCATACGCCGTCGTGTGGCGCGGCTGCGCGCGCAACGAGCCCATGTGCTGACGGCGCGACGACGGGCACGACGGCACCTGGCGGCGCTGCGTGCGCTGCGGTACCGGGTGGCGCACGGCCCGGGGGTCGCGCTGGCCAAACTTCGGCTGCCGTCGCCGAGCGGTCGCGCCGGCATCGCGGTCCACGCCGCGCTGTCGCGACTTGGCCGTCCCTATGTCTGGGGCGCAACGGGGCCCAACCAGTTCGACTGTTCCGGTTTGGTCCAGTGGGCCTACGCCCAGGCGGGTGTTCACCTGGATCGCACCACCTATCAACAGATCAACGAGGGGATCCCGGTGCCGCGCTCACAGGTCCGGCCGGGCGATCTGGTCTTCCCGCACCCCGGGCACGTGCAGCTGGCGATCGGCAACAATCTGGTCGTCGAGGCGCCCCATGCGGGCGCGTCGGTTCGGGTCAGCTCGCTGGGCAACAACGTGCAGATTCGGCGACCGCTGAGTGGCAGATAATCGCCCAATCAGACGGGCAGGATGAGAAGGTTGAACCATGTCGGAGCAAGCCGGGTCTTCGGTAGCTGTCATCCAGGAGCGCCAGGCTTTGCTGGCAAGGCAACACGACGCCGTGGCCGAAGCCGACCGTGAGTTGGCCGACGTGCTAGCCAGCGCGCATGCGGCCATGCGGGAAAGCGTCCGTCGGCTGGATGCTATCGCGGCCGAACTCGACCGCGCGGTTCCGGATCAGGATCAGCTTGCCGTCGATACGCCCATGGGAGCGCGTGAGTTTCAAACGTTCCTGGTCGCCAAGCAGCGCGAGATCGTAGCGGTCGTCGCCGCCGCCCACGAGCTCGATCGCGCAAAAAGCGCTGTGCTAAAGCGCCTGCGGGCACAGTACACGGAACCGGCCCGTTAGCTGCGGACCGGATACGCTGGACCGGCAGGCGTTGGGTGAATTGTCGGCGACTACACACCTAGGTACTGTCACGCGGCATGGAAGCGCCGGGGACAGGGCCCGCAGTGGGTCGCAGTGGCGTTTGACGCGGCGATGTCCACGCACGAAGATCTCCTTGCCACGATCAGGTACGTCCGCGACCGAACCGGTGACCCAAACGCGTGGCAGACCGGGTTGACACCGACCGAGGTGACCGCGGTGGTCACGTCCACGACACGTTCCGAACAGCTCGATGCCATTTTGCGTAAGATCCGCCAGCGGCATTCGAACCTGTACTATCCAGCACCGCCCGATCGGGAACAAGGAGACGCCGCCCGTGCCATCGCGGATGCGGAAGCAGCTCTGGCACATCAGAATTCGGCTACCGCGCAGCTCGATCTGCAGGTCGTCTCGGCAATTCTGAACGCGCATCTGAAGACTGTCGAGGGTGGCGAATCGCTGCACGAGCTTCAGCAAGAGATCGAAGCCGCGGTACGCATTCGATCCGATCTGGACACTCCGGCCGGCGCGCGTGATTTCCAGCGTTTCTTGATCGGCAAGCTCAAGGATATCCGGGAGGTGGTTGCGACCGCGAGCCTGGACGCTGCGTCGAAATCCGCTCTGATGGCCGCCTGGACATCGCTGTATGACGCATCCAAGGGCGACCGTGGCGATGCCGATGACCGCGGACCGGCGTCGGTCGGCTCGGGCGGCGCGCCCGCACGCGGTGCCGGTCAGCAGCCGGAGTTGCCGACACGAGCCGAACCCGATTGCCTCCTCGACTCGCTGCTGCTCGAGGATCCGGGTTTGCTGGCCGATGACCTACAGGTGCCGGGAGGCACATCCGCGGCAATACCATCAGCGTCGTCGACGCCAAGCCTGCCCAATCTTGGCGGAGCAACGATGCCGGGTGGCGGAGCAACACCGGCCTTGGTCCCCGGTGTGAGCGCGCCGGGTGGGCTTCCGCTCTCCGGCCTGCTGCGCGGCGTGGGTGACGAACCGGAGTTGACGGACTTCGACGAACGGGGACAAGAAGTCAGGGATCCGGCCGATTATGAGCATTCCAACGAACCGGATGAGCGTCGCGCCGACGACCGAGAAGGCGCCGACGAGGACGCCGGGCTGGGCAAGTCAGAATCGCCACCGCAGGCTCCGACGACCGTGACGCTGCCCAACGGTGAGACGGTGACCGCGGCCAGTCCCC
Above is a window of Mycobacterium tuberculosis H37Rv DNA encoding:
- a CDS encoding transcriptional regulator; amino-acid sequence: MSRESAGAAIRALRESRDWSLADLAAATGVSTMGLSYLERGARKPHKSTVQKVENGLGLPPGTYSRLLVAADPDAELARLIAAQPSNPTAVRRAGAVVVDRHSDTDVLEGYAEAQLDAIKSVIDRLPATTSNEYETYILSVIAQCVKAEMLAASSWRVAVNAGADSTGRLMEHLRALEATRGALLERMPTSLSARFDRACAQSSLPEAVVAALIGVGADEMWDIRNRGVIPAGALPRVRAFVDAIEASHDADEGQQ
- a CDS encoding NLP/P60 family protein: MNYSEVELLSRAHQLFAGDSRRPGLDAGTTPYGDLLSRAADLNVGAGQRRYQLAVDHSRAALLSAARTDAAAGAVITGAQRDRAWARRSTGTVLDEARSDTTVTAVMPIAQREAIRRRVARLRAQRAHVLTARRRARRHLAALRALRYRVAHGPGVALAKLRLPSPSGRAGIAVHAALSRLGRPYVWGATGPNQFDCSGLVQWAYAQAGVHLDRTTYQQINEGIPVPRSQVRPGDLVFPHPGHVQLAIGNNLVVEAPHAGASVRVSSLGNNVQIRRPLSGR